One part of the [Pantoea] beijingensis genome encodes these proteins:
- a CDS encoding ABC transporter permease gives MKRPLLFVLQLTLTVAVILFLIVPIALSVTAGFTENTFIGIKSGLTLRWILEVWDLYAPTIWLSLIIALTCLLCTIVLGVPAAWGLLKSPSRFAAWIEECLMLPVALPGLATALGLLLVYGGFQLLRASWVFILIGHVLFTLPFMIRPVLSVMKAANMQQMEEAAASLGATGFRRFITIVVPNCLSGILAGAFMVFTLSVGEFNITWMLHTPLTKTLPVGLADSYASMRLEIGSAYTTLFLLMVVPLLTAMHFFSRPRRRAENKREVSP, from the coding sequence ATGAAACGACCCTTACTCTTTGTGCTTCAGCTCACGCTGACGGTTGCGGTGATCCTGTTTTTGATCGTACCTATCGCGTTATCAGTCACTGCTGGCTTTACGGAAAACACCTTTATCGGCATTAAAAGTGGCCTGACGCTGCGCTGGATCCTCGAAGTGTGGGATCTCTACGCGCCGACAATCTGGCTCTCACTGATTATCGCGCTCACCTGTCTGCTCTGTACCATCGTACTGGGCGTCCCCGCAGCCTGGGGATTATTGAAAAGCCCGTCGCGCTTTGCCGCCTGGATCGAAGAGTGCCTGATGCTGCCTGTCGCGCTGCCGGGACTGGCAACGGCTCTCGGCCTGCTGCTGGTTTACGGCGGTTTCCAGCTTCTACGTGCCAGTTGGGTATTTATCCTGATTGGCCACGTACTGTTTACGCTGCCATTTATGATCCGCCCGGTACTCTCTGTTATGAAGGCCGCCAATATGCAACAGATGGAAGAAGCTGCAGCCAGTCTGGGGGCTACAGGGTTTCGTCGTTTTATCACCATCGTTGTGCCTAACTGCCTGTCCGGTATTCTCGCCGGTGCCTTCATGGTCTTCACGCTATCAGTGGGCGAATTCAATATCACCTGGATGCTACACACGCCGCTGACAAAAACGCTGCCCGTCGGGCTGGCTGACAGCTATGCCTCCATGCGGCTGGAAATCGGTTCGGCCTATACCACATTATTTTTACTCATGGTTGTTCCACTACTGACGGCTATGCATTTTTTTAGCCGCCCACGTCGCCGGGCGGAGAATAAGAGAGAGGTATCGCCATGA